A window of Diabrotica virgifera virgifera chromosome 9, PGI_DIABVI_V3a contains these coding sequences:
- the LOC126891239 gene encoding uncharacterized protein LOC126891239 produces MENQVKSKRGGSKFIHDGFAYVFDKASKADNTLKFYRCEQKDRCKARIHVQNNAVIKFLNDHSHEPTPAKIEVDAAKTKIKQLSESSREPTVQVINQCIDNLSQAAQASMPDQCALRKIVRRKRHEVLAPPPAPTSAVDLVLPERYTTIDAHGENEQFLLADNGPREDRILIFGRRSNLRYLQQAENVYVDGTFKSAPPLFAQVYIILASVYGGVIPILYGLLPNKRRQTYGEFFRMVKDVAPDFKPMRIFCDFEIAAILAIQEQLAESAISGCFFHLSQNLQRHMAQLGLRSQYNNEADFAVHVKMILSLAFVPIDRIDDALDHLYATLPLEIQKLLNYFEDNYVGRPNRRGGGRRQPLFPPEIWNLYQRVRDGVDRTNNHAEAANRRIQNELGMDHPTIWKFIDALKKIQAGRDVFLERLIAGNEPPSKLKKYIQADQRIESLVLDYENRNLNDFLRGIAYKFEMRQN; encoded by the exons ATGGAGAATCAAGTGAAGAGTAAACGAGGCGGAAGCAAATTTATTCACGATGGCTTTGCCTATGTATTTGACAAAGCTAGTAAAGCAGATAATACATTGAAATTTTACCGCTGCGAACAGAAAGACCGATGTAAGGCACGAATTCATGTTCAGAACAACGCTGTGATCAAGTTCTTAAATGATCATTCGCATGAGCCCACTCCTGCCAAAATTGAAGTCGATGCTGCCAAGACGAAAATAAAGCAGTTGTCCGAAAGTAGCCGAGAGCCAACTGTTCAAGTTATTAACCAATGCATTGATAACTTATCTCAAGCAGCCCAAGCATCAATGCCAGACCAGTGTGCTTTAAGGAAAATCGTGAGAAGAAAACGTCACGAAGTTCTTGCTCCACCTCCAGCTCCAACGTCAGCGGTTGATCTTGTTCTACCAGAGCGTTACACCACCATTGATGCCCATGGAGAGAATGAACAATTCTTGCTCGCTGACAATGGTCCCAGAGAGGATAGAATTTTGATTTTTGGACGTCGCAGCAATCTGAGGTACTTGCAACAAGCCGAGAACGTGTACGTGGATGGAACATTCAAGTCTGCCCCACCGCTTTTTGCTCag gtatatattatattggcAAGTGTTTATGGTGGTGTCATCCCAATTTTGTATGGCTTGCTGCCTAACAAGAGACGGCAAACATATGGTGAATTCTTTAGGATGGTAAAAGATGTAGCTCCTGACTTCAAACCAATGAGAATATTCTGCGACTTCGAAATAGCCGCCATCTTAGCTATTCAAGAACAGCTTGCAGAAAGTGCCATATCCGGATGTTTCTTTCATCTATCGCAGAATCTCCAGAGGCACATGGCACAGTTGGGTTTGAGATCACAGTATAACAACGAAGCCGACTTTGCCGTTCATGTTAAAATGATTTTAAGTTTGGCATTCGTCCCAATTGACCGAATTGACGATGCACTGGATCATCTTTATGCAACACTGCCTTTAGAAATCCAgaaacttttaaactatttcgAAGATAACTACGTTGGAAGACCCAACAGGAGAGGAGGTGGAAGGCGTCAACCATTGTTTCCACCAGAAATATGGAATCTGTACCAACGAGTTCGGGATGGTGTTGACAGAACAAATAACCATGCAGAGGCGGCCAACAGAAGGATACAAAATGAATTGGGCATGGACCATCCAACGATATGGAAGTTCATTGATGCCCTAAAGAAAATTCAAGCCGGACGGGATGTTTTCCTTGAACGGCTGATTGCTGGAAACGAACCTCCAAGCAAGTTAAAGAAATATATTCAGGCAGACCAACGAATTGAAAGTCTAGTGTTAGACTACGAAAATAGAAACCTAAATGATTTTTTGAGGGGTATCGCCTATAAATTTGAAATGCGGCAAAATTAA